The sequence GCCAGCCCGACGGTCACGAACACCAGGGCCAGGATGAGGAAAACGGTCCCGGTCGGACGGGGCTGACGCACGATTGCCTCCGAGCGGTGCGAGGTCCTAGGACTTCTTGGCCGCCGACTTCTTCGCGGCGGTCTTCTTGCTCGCCTTCTTGGCCGTGGACTTCTTCGCGGTCTTCTTCGCCGAGGACTTCTTGGTCGACTTCTTCGCCGACTTCTTGGCGCCCTTCTTGCCCTTCTTCGCCGGGCCCTTGGCGCGGCGTTCCTCCAGCAGTTCGGCAGCGCGCTCGAGCGTGACGTCCTCGACGGTGTCGTCCTTGCGCAGCGTGGCGTTGAACTCGCCGTCGGTGACGTAGGGGCCGAACCGGCCGTCCTTCACCACGACCTTGTTGCCCGAGGCGGGGTCGTCACCGAGCTCGCGCAGCGGCGGGGCGGCCGCCTGCCGGCCGCGTCGCTTGGGCTCGGCGTAGATCTTGAGCGCCTCCTCCAGCGTGAGGGAGAACAGCTGCTCCTCGGTCGCCAGCGACCGGGAGTCGGTGCCCTTCTTCAGGTACGGCCCGTAGCGACCGTTCTGGGCGGTGATGTCGTCACCGGACTCGGGGTCCTGGCCGACCACGCGCGGCAGCGACATCACCTTCACCGCGTCCTCGAGGGTGACGGTGTCCAGTGACATCGACTTCAGCAGCGAGGCGGTCTTGGCCTTGGGCTTGGCCTTCTTGGTCTGGCCGGTGCCCTCCTCGTCCTCGTCGAGCTTCTCGGTGACGTAGGGACCGAACCGGCCGTTCTTGGCCACGATGCGCTTGCCGGTCTCGGGGTGGGTGCCGAGGTCGATCTCCTCGCCGGCGGGGTTGGCCAGCAGCTCCGTGGCCTTCTCCAGCGTCAGCTCGTCCGGCGGCAGGTCCTCGGGCACGTTGGCGCGCTTGGAGTCCTCCGACCCGTCGTCCTTGGTGCCGACGACCTGCTCCAGGTAGGGCCCGTAACGGCCGACGCGGAGGTTGATGCCCTTCTCCTCGTCGATGGGGAAGGTCGCCATCGCCCGGGCGTCGATGTCGCCCAGGCCGGTCACCAGCGGGTGCAGGCCCTGCACCGAGTCCGAGCCGTAGTAGAACTCCCGCAGCTCGTCGACGCGCTCCTTGCGGCCGGCCGCGATCTCGTCGAGCACGTCCTCCATGCCGGCTGTGAACTCGTACGACACGTGGCGCGGGAAGTGCTCCTCCAGCAGCCGGGTCACCGAGAACGCCAGCCACGCCGGCACCAGCGCCGTGCCCTTCTTGAACACGTAGTTGCGGTTGAGGATGGTGCCGATGATCGAGGCGTACGTCGAGGGTCGCCCGATCTCGCGGTCCTCGAGCTCCTTGATCAAGGTGGCCTCGGTGTAGCGGGCCGGCGGCTTGGTCTCGTGACCGACGGCCTCCAACGAGGCGGCGTTGACCGGGTCGCCCTCGGTGAGCGCCGGCAGCCGCGTCTCCTGGTCGTCCTTGGCCTTGCCGCCCTCGGTGCCCTCGACGTAGGCCTTGAGGAAGCCGTGGAAGGTGATGACGCGACCCGAGGCGGAGAACACCACGTCCTCACCGGCCGCGGAGTGCCCGCCGAGACGGACCGAGACCGTCTGCCCGGTGGCGTCCTTCATCTGCGAGGCGACCGTGCGCATCCAGATCAGCTCGTAGAGCCGGAACTGGTCGCCGGTCAGGCCGGTCTCGGCCGGCGTCCGGAAGGTGTCGCCGGCCGGCCGGATCGCCTCGTGCGCCTCCTGGGCGTTCTTGACCTTGGAGGTGTAGGTGCGGGGCTGGTCGGGGAGGTACTCGCCCCCGTAGAGCTCGGTCACCTGCGCCCGCGCCGCGGTCACCGCCGAGCCCGACAACGTGGTCGAGTCGGTGCGCATGTAGGTGATGAAGCCGTTCTCGTAGAGCCGCTGCGCGACCGACATCGCCACCGAGGCGCTCATGCCGAGCTTGCGGCTGGCCTCCTGCTGCATCGTCGTGGTGCGGAAAGGCGGGTACGGCGAGCGCTTGTAGGGCTTGGACTCCACCGAGCGGACGTCGTACGACGCCTCGGCCAGGCCCGCGACGAGCTCGTCGGCCTTGGTCCGGTCGACGTGGACGACGTCCTTGGCCTTGGCGGTCAGCCGCCCGTCCTGGCCGAAGTCCTTGCCGGAGGCGACGCGGGCGCCGTCGATGGAGTGCAGCTTGGCGGGGAACATCCGCTGGTCGTGGTCGGAGCCGGCGTCGAAGGTGCCCTCGAGGTCCCAGTAGGAGGCGACCTTGAAGCGCATCCGCTCCCGCTCGCGGTCCACGACCAGCCGGGTGGCGACCGACTGGACCCGGCCCGCGGAGAGGCCGCTCATCACCTTGCGCCACAGCACCGGCGAGACCTCGTAGCCGTACAGCCGGTCGAGGATGCGCCGCGCCTCCTGGGCCTCGACGAGGTCGTCGTTGATGTCGCGGGGGTTCTCGACGGCGTCGAGGATGGCGCCCTTGGTGATCTCGTGGAAGACCATCCGCTTGACGGGGATGTTCTTGGGCTTGAGCTCGTCCATGAGGTGCCAGGCGATGGCCTCGCCCTCACGGTCCTCATCGGTGGCGAGGAAGAGCTCGTCGGCGTCCTTGAGCAGCTTCTTCAGCTTGGCGATGTGGGACTTCTTGTCCTTGGGCACCACGTAGTAGGGCTCGAAGTCGCTCTCGACGTTGACCGCGAGGCGGCCCCAGGGCTCGTCCTTGATCTTGGCCGGCGTGTCCGCGGCGCTGTTGGGGAGGTCCCGGATGTGGCCGATGGAGGACTCCACGACGTAGTCGTCGCCGAGGTACCCGCCGATGGTGCGGGCCTTGGCGGGCGACTCGACGATGACCAACTTGTGTGCCACGGGGACCTTCCAGATGCGTTCGGGGAGTGCTGCACTCGCAGTGCAGGGTACGACGACGGCCCCAGATGGCGCCCCGAGAGGTCATCGGGCGGTCGGCGGGACCGAGGTCGCGCGGCTGGTGGTGGGACGCGGATCACTCGGCGCTGAGGTCGCCGGTGACCTCCTTCTGCTGGTCCAGCCGCTCCTGGTCGTCGATGGGGACGACGCTGGTGTAGAGGCCGTAGACCGCCTTGCTGCCGGTGTCGACCACCACGACGTCGACGACGTCGCCGTCGACGGTGATGCCGGGGTTGTCGACGCGGATCTCGGTGGTGATGCGCCAGGCCGACTCCGCCCCCGGGACCTTCACCTTCTTGCTGACCAGGTCCTTGCGGTCGGTGAAGCCGGAGTAGAGCAGCGGGGACTTGGTCATGCACTCCACCACGGCCTCGGCGGTCTCCTCGGGGCTGCCGAACGTGGTCTCGACGCCACCGACGCCGTAGACCGACGCCCAGCCCTCCTCGACCTGCTGCACCTGCGGGATGAAGTCGAAGGCCCAGGTGAAGGCGAAGGACTGCAGCGGGTCGACCTGGTAGTCGGTGACCCGGGGGATGGACAGCCCGTGGCTGCCGATGCGGCCGTTGCCGGACTGGTCGCCGAAGACCGTCGGGGCGCCCTCGCGGCACTCGGCCGGGCCGGGCTGGAGGGTGCCGGGCGGCGGGCTGTCACTGTCGTCGGGCGGCGGGACGAGCTGGTCGCCCGCTCCTTGGTCCGGCCCCGTGGCCGGGACGTCGTCGCTGACCTTGGTGCCGCCGACGGTGCCGAGGGTGCGGACGCCGAGCACCGCGACGACGCCGAGGACGGCCAGCAGCGCCACCACGAGGCCACCGACGAGCAGCACCTTGCCGCGCCGGCCGCGGGAGGGTCCGGCCTGGGTCGGCGCCATGGCGGGCATCGCGCCCGTGTAGCCACCCGGGTGGCTGGCCGGGGCGCCGTCGTCGGCCGGGACGTCGCCGTACGCCGGACCGCTGGACGGGGGCGGCGGGAGCACGCCGCCGTCGGGTGGCGGCGAGGCCGGGTCGGAGGTGGTGACCGAGGACCACTGGGAGCCGTCCCAGTAGCGGTAGGTCGCAGGCGTCCCCGCCGGGTCGGGGTACCAGCCTGCCTGTGCCACGTCTTCGATTGTGACCCATGCATCAACACGGTGAGTCCCGTCACGCCACCCGGCGGGTCGCCACCGGGCCGGTCACGGTCGTCCACAGGCGGCGTCGAGCGACCTTGACCCGGACCTCTCGCGCCCTAGGGTGGCGCAGCGTGAGGAGACCCGATCCCGTCGGCGACGCACGCGTGGACGCCGCGACCGTGCTCGCGCCGATCGGCGCGTTCTTCGTGGCGTTCCACCTGTTCCAGACGTTCGTGGGTGGGGAGCGACTGGGGCTGGCGCCGCTGGCCGTGGTGACGGCGCTGCTGCTCGGCAGCCTGGTCGTCGAGCGGCGGCCCGACCCGCGCGCTGGTGCCGTCGTGCTCGTGGGCGCGGCCGCCGTGGGCGGCGTCGCGATCCCCGTGCTCGAGCGACTGGTGGGCTAGGAGCGGGTCCGCCCGGTGGGCCGGCTCAGTCCACGGGTGCGAGGAAGCCCTCGCGGACCATCGCCGCGACCTCGGGGAGGTACTGCTCGGTGACCTCGGCCGGGTCCTGCTCCAGCAGCTGGGCGACGGCCGCCAGGATCTGGCCGATGCTCAGCTCGCCGTCGCAGGCGCCGAGTGCGGCGGCCAGGACGGTGTCGACCTGCCGGGCGCGCCGCAGGCCGCGCTGGCGGCGTACGACGATGGTGCTCGGGTCCTCCGCGCCCACCGGTCCGAGGGTCTCCTGCCGCACGTCACTGCGGGTGGCGAGCCGGGTCTCGGTGGTCACGGCCGCCGCCGTGGTCTCGGCCCACTCCGCGACGGCGGGTGCGATCGGCTTCTCGACCTCGTAGGGCCACTCGAGCAGGTCGTGGGTGGTCGGGGCCTGTGTGGCCGAGCCCGCCGCGTGCTTGCGCAGGTTGATCCAGCCAAAACCGATGCCGGCGACGCCCTGGTCCCCCAGCCACGACAGCCACGTGTCGTAGCGCCGGACGTACTCCGCCGGGTCCCCGCCGGTGCTGGGGTGGTGGCCGGAGTCCTTGAGCCACAGCTCGACGTACGCCGAGGGGTCCAGCACCTCGCGCTGCACCACGAAGGCGTCGCAGTCGGTCGACAGCCACGCGCCGAGCCGCTCGTCCCACGGCTGGTCCTCGGCGATCACCCAGTTGGCCAGCACCTGGCACCAGCCGCCGTCGGTGAGGTGGTCGGGGGCGGTGCGCACGATGTGCTCGACGACCTGGTCGCCGGGCAGCCCGGAGTCGCGGTAGACCAGGCGCTCGCCGGTGGCGGGCGAGATCACGAACGGCGGGTTGGTCGCGATCAGGTCGAACCGCTCCCCGGCCACGGCGCCGAAGAAGGAGCCGTCCCGGACCTCGACCCGGTCCTCCACCTCGTTGAGCGCCATGTTGAAGCGGGCGACGTCCAGCGCGCGACGGTTGACGTCGGTGGCGACGACGCGGCCCGCGTGAGCGGCGAGGTGCAGTGCCTGGACGCCGCAGCCGGTGCCGAGGTCGAGGGCGCTGCCGACCTCCTCGCGCAGCGTC comes from Nocardioides panacisoli and encodes:
- the topA gene encoding type I DNA topoisomerase, which translates into the protein MAHKLVIVESPAKARTIGGYLGDDYVVESSIGHIRDLPNSAADTPAKIKDEPWGRLAVNVESDFEPYYVVPKDKKSHIAKLKKLLKDADELFLATDEDREGEAIAWHLMDELKPKNIPVKRMVFHEITKGAILDAVENPRDINDDLVEAQEARRILDRLYGYEVSPVLWRKVMSGLSAGRVQSVATRLVVDRERERMRFKVASYWDLEGTFDAGSDHDQRMFPAKLHSIDGARVASGKDFGQDGRLTAKAKDVVHVDRTKADELVAGLAEASYDVRSVESKPYKRSPYPPFRTTTMQQEASRKLGMSASVAMSVAQRLYENGFITYMRTDSTTLSGSAVTAARAQVTELYGGEYLPDQPRTYTSKVKNAQEAHEAIRPAGDTFRTPAETGLTGDQFRLYELIWMRTVASQMKDATGQTVSVRLGGHSAAGEDVVFSASGRVITFHGFLKAYVEGTEGGKAKDDQETRLPALTEGDPVNAASLEAVGHETKPPARYTEATLIKELEDREIGRPSTYASIIGTILNRNYVFKKGTALVPAWLAFSVTRLLEEHFPRHVSYEFTAGMEDVLDEIAAGRKERVDELREFYYGSDSVQGLHPLVTGLGDIDARAMATFPIDEEKGINLRVGRYGPYLEQVVGTKDDGSEDSKRANVPEDLPPDELTLEKATELLANPAGEEIDLGTHPETGKRIVAKNGRFGPYVTEKLDEDEEGTGQTKKAKPKAKTASLLKSMSLDTVTLEDAVKVMSLPRVVGQDPESGDDITAQNGRYGPYLKKGTDSRSLATEEQLFSLTLEEALKIYAEPKRRGRQAAAPPLRELGDDPASGNKVVVKDGRFGPYVTDGEFNATLRKDDTVEDVTLERAAELLEERRAKGPAKKGKKGAKKSAKKSTKKSSAKKTAKKSTAKKASKKTAAKKSAAKKS
- a CDS encoding DUF2510 domain-containing protein — its product is MAQAGWYPDPAGTPATYRYWDGSQWSSVTTSDPASPPPDGGVLPPPPSSGPAYGDVPADDGAPASHPGGYTGAMPAMAPTQAGPSRGRRGKVLLVGGLVVALLAVLGVVAVLGVRTLGTVGGTKVSDDVPATGPDQGAGDQLVPPPDDSDSPPPGTLQPGPAECREGAPTVFGDQSGNGRIGSHGLSIPRVTDYQVDPLQSFAFTWAFDFIPQVQQVEEGWASVYGVGGVETTFGSPEETAEAVVECMTKSPLLYSGFTDRKDLVSKKVKVPGAESAWRITTEIRVDNPGITVDGDVVDVVVVDTGSKAVYGLYTSVVPIDDQERLDQQKEVTGDLSAE
- a CDS encoding DUF7059 domain-containing protein — protein: MHPDLAAPLRDALLRADYVHDAVGELLGEEAHRALQRNETLPGMRRTADGSPLATLVRLFLLQRPVSAEAAERALPDLVDRLAAAGLLERSVSEVAARMDVRPYGTAEGEDLWVVSDLTPGLDGTATTVGPDHVLGISSASTSLAQLTLREEVGSALDLGTGCGVQALHLAAHAGRVVATDVNRRALDVARFNMALNEVEDRVEVRDGSFFGAVAGERFDLIATNPPFVISPATGERLVYRDSGLPGDQVVEHIVRTAPDHLTDGGWCQVLANWVIAEDQPWDERLGAWLSTDCDAFVVQREVLDPSAYVELWLKDSGHHPSTGGDPAEYVRRYDTWLSWLGDQGVAGIGFGWINLRKHAAGSATQAPTTHDLLEWPYEVEKPIAPAVAEWAETTAAAVTTETRLATRSDVRQETLGPVGAEDPSTIVVRRQRGLRRARQVDTVLAAALGACDGELSIGQILAAVAQLLEQDPAEVTEQYLPEVAAMVREGFLAPVD